The following proteins come from a genomic window of Paenibacillus swuensis:
- a CDS encoding NADH-quinone oxidoreductase subunit D: protein MIRTEELLLNVGPQHPSTHGVFRIVVQLDGEIITAADPVMGYLHRGTEKLAENLSYTQIIPYTDRMDYVSAMTNNYVLVHAVETLMGLEIPERAEYMRLIVMELQRIASHLVWWGTYLLDIGAMSPFLFAFRDREIIIDLFNELCGARLTYNYMRVGGVKWDAPEGWLEKVRDFIPYMREKLEEYNNLVSGNEIFLARIKGVGAYDAQTAIDYGLSGANLRCTGVKWDVRKDQPYSIYDRFEFDVPTGVNGDCYDRYLIRLEEVRQSLRILEQALEQMPSSGETMGKVPRVVRPPAGEVYARIESPRGEIGCHIVSRGKQEPYRLKFRRPSFVNLQILPKLLVGETMTNLITILGGIDIVVGEVDC, encoded by the coding sequence TTGATACGTACAGAAGAATTGCTATTGAACGTCGGCCCCCAACATCCGAGCACACACGGTGTATTCCGGATTGTCGTTCAGCTTGACGGTGAGATCATCACAGCGGCCGACCCGGTCATGGGCTATCTGCACAGGGGAACGGAGAAGCTAGCCGAGAACTTGAGTTATACACAGATTATTCCGTATACGGATCGAATGGATTATGTGTCCGCCATGACGAACAATTATGTTCTGGTTCATGCAGTAGAGACGTTGATGGGTCTGGAAATCCCGGAACGAGCCGAGTACATGCGGTTGATCGTGATGGAATTGCAAAGGATCGCCAGCCACCTCGTCTGGTGGGGAACCTACTTGTTGGATATCGGGGCAATGAGCCCGTTCTTGTTCGCCTTTCGAGACAGGGAGATCATCATAGACTTGTTCAATGAACTCTGCGGGGCCCGGTTAACCTACAACTACATGCGTGTAGGCGGCGTGAAATGGGACGCGCCTGAAGGATGGCTCGAGAAGGTGAGGGACTTTATCCCTTACATGCGGGAGAAGCTGGAAGAATACAACAACCTGGTCAGCGGCAACGAGATTTTTCTGGCCCGGATCAAGGGAGTTGGCGCCTATGACGCGCAGACAGCCATTGATTACGGCTTGAGCGGAGCGAATCTTCGCTGCACCGGTGTGAAATGGGATGTGCGGAAGGACCAGCCTTACAGCATTTACGATCGGTTTGAATTCGACGTGCCGACAGGCGTCAACGGAGATTGCTACGACCGCTACCTCATCCGGCTGGAAGAGGTTCGTCAAAGCCTGCGCATTCTGGAGCAAGCGCTGGAGCAGATGCCTTCTTCAGGCGAGACGATGGGGAAAGTCCCGCGTGTCGTCCGCCCGCCCGCAGGAGAAGTCTATGCGCGCATTGAATCTCCCAGAGGGGAGATCGGCTGTCATATCGTCTCCAGGGGCAAGCAAGAGCCTTACAGGCTCAAGTTCCGCCGTCCCTCCTTCGTAAACCTGCAAATTCTGCCCAAGCTGCTGGTCGGTGAGACGATGACGAATTTAATTACCATTCTGGGCGGGATTGATATCGTCGTAGGCGAGGTGGACTGCTGA